The genomic DNA TCATATATTCTTTGCTTCCTAGCTTGCACATTCAACAGAAATATGATATAGTGATTTCCTGTGCTTGGGTGACTAGCTCAATGGTAGAGCATCAGACTCTTAATCTGCTGGTTCTGAGTTCGAGTCTCAGGTCACCCACTACGTTTCAGCCTCTGTTAACTTTTATGTTGACTAGATTTTGACTAGATATTGCCTAGATTACTGATCACTTTCATTAGATATTGTGTCAAGGTAAAGGCATCTACACCTAATTCTGTGCGTTCTTGGGCTGCTAAAATCCCGGCTTGAGAATGCCACCAAGCCGCAGTGGCTACAATATCCTCTACAGGAATTTCTTTCGTGGCTGCTTGTGCCAATAATCCCCCAATTAACCCTGTCAACACGTCGCCACTACCACCACGGGCTAAGGCTGGGGTACTTTCAGGATTAATCCAAATTGCACCTTGGGAGTTAGCGATCGCAGTTCTTGCCCCTTTTAATAAAACTACAGCCCCACTTTGTGCTGCTGCTTCTTTTACTGCTTTTACCCTGTCGTGCTTGGGGTCGGCAATATCGGGGAATAATCGCTGAAATTCACCTGTGTGGGGTGTCAGAATTGTTGGCGCTTGGCGCTTTTGTAATGTGGGGATGGTTCCCATGTATGCCAAGATATTCAATCCATCCGCATCGAGGACTAAGGAAACTTCGCCCGAAATTACCTCTTGGACAATGGGGGTAGCATCTAATGTTAAACCAGGGCCACAGGCGATCGCACTAAAGGAACTCAAATCAGTGTTTTCTGGTAATTGCAGATGTGCGATCGCTCCAGTTTCCGTCTCTGGACAACCTATAATTAAAGCTTCGGGTAAATGCGACACCAAAAGAGGTTTCATAGATTCTGGCACAGCAATTGAAAGCATTCCCACACCACTAGCACGCGCACCCAAAGCCGTTAAAATCGCCCCCCCGGCATAGCGACGGGAACCACAAATCAGCAGTAAATGACCTTCCTTATATTTGTGGGTGACTGGGGGACGAGGTAAAGGTAAAGTTGACTGTGCTGTGGCTGGGGTAATGCGTTTAATTCTGGGTGCATCCCCTAAAACAGCTTGCACATCAGCTAAAGGAATATCAAAATCGATTAACTCAGCTTTGCCGATATAATCTAAAGCTTGGTCTTGCAAAAAAGCCAACTTCCATAAACCCAGACAAAATGTGTGAGTCGCCCGAATAGCTGTGCCTAAGACTTCACCTGTATCAGTGTGTATACCAGATGGGACATCGATGCTCAAAATCGGCTTATGCCATTGATTGAGACGATTAATTGCCAAAGCTATGGCATCAGTAATTGGTCTTTCTAAACCAAAACCAAACAACCCATCAATCAAAAAATCACAATCAGGCAATTGCTCAACTTCTTGATAATATGGGATACCTAAACTCTGGGCATATTGTAAATGCTGCGAAGTTAACTCCTTCAGCTTGCTAAAAGGAGAATATATCCACACCTCATACCCGCGAAAGTATAATTCACGGGCGACAACCAAAGCATCACCACCATTATGACCAGGGCCAACTAAAATCCCGACACGAGATCCCCTCACCTGCTGAATACGAAGAGCAATTAATCCCGCCACCTTTTCCATTAAAGCCGCAACAGGCATTCCGGCGGCAAAGATGCGTTCTTCAATCTCCCGCATTTGCCCAGCAGTGACTACGACTTGTGAAACTTGTTCTGGCCTATCTTGCATCAGTCCTGAGTCCTCAGATGCGAGTACATCAATTGGAGTTTTGAACTCCTCATTCTTAACTTTTACCTGCCGTAATAGACCCTGGCGTTACCATATCCTAATTCTCGCAGATATTTGTTCCATAGCTCTGCATCTTTCCGTGTTGTAAAAGGCCCGACGGCGACGTGTGACCCTAGTGGTTGTTGTCTTTCCTGTACGACACCATACTGTCCACTAGTGCGCCTGATATTGTCTGCAATAAAAGGTAACTCTCTGACATCGCCAGGAATCACAGCATAATAGCTAGACTCCTGTGTCTGATTGGGGATAGTTGGCGTTGGTTGTTGTCCGGGAGTTACAAAACCAGTTTCCTGTCCATCACTAAAGTTAACGATGCGGGCATTGTTGATGCCGTATGACTGTAGTTCTCTGATTCGATTTTCAGCATTCATTAGTTGAGTAAAAATTCCTGACTGAATTACAGAACGTCCTTGGTACTGACGTATATAAGCGGTAGGTTCAATCCGGCGGACTTGCTGCAAAATCTGGGAATTACTACTATCAACGTAGACTAAATAACGCTGAAAATTCTGGTTATATTGATTAACCTGTATTGGTTGGTAGGGCTGAAAATTCTGGTTATATTGATTAACCTGTCCTGGTTGATAGGGCTGATAGTTTTGCTGATACCGATTAAATTCCACGGCTGGCATTGGTTGAACATTGGGTAGTGGCGGTAAACGCTGAACAACCGTGTTATTGACCCATGTTTGTGCTGGACTACTTTGGGGAATCAGCGCCAAACAGGTTCCCAAGAACAAAGGCATGATCCCAAAGGCAGTAGATTTACCTGATATGTGACTGTACATAGTAGTAACAAAATTTCTATTCGCAGATGTCTGTTGGCAAAATCATTGTATTTGATACACCATATATTAGTAAAATTTCGTTCCTCACCAACATAAATCTTCCAATATTTCATTTCTACAACAAAAAATCAGCACAAAAACTTTAATGTATTTTCACTTAAAACAAGTTATCATAATGTATAATTGTATAGTGTAGCTATTTTCAAATAACATCAATAAATATATCTAAACTCTTAGATAGCAAAGCTTAAACAGAATCAATAACGGGCTTATGAAACTAAACCTACGATTACAAATACTTTTAGGGTTATCCATCGCTCCCATTTTGGCATTAGTATTGCATCAGCCCGGCTATGCACAACAAAAATACAGGTGTAATCTCAGAGGTAAAAACCCGACCACCGAGGTTCGCACAAGGCGCGGCTGGGAACCGATGCTACTTTGGGAGAGTAACTTTTTTGATGCTACAATTTCTAAGCAAGAACGCTGTCGAATAGTTAGTAATAGATTACAGGGATACGACGATCACAAAATGATCCCCTATCTCACATCAAGAAGAAACGTGAATGGGTATCCTGTGCTGTGTATTCTGGATAGAGTAAGTAAACAATGCTCACAAAAAGATGTTGTTGTGACTCTCATACCACGTACTGATCCTGGAGTGGTTTTGACACAGGTCAGATATTTTCGGCGGGGTGCTGCTGGTGCAAGAGGTGTGTCCTTGAGTGGTAGTAACACTGTATTCTATAGAGATGGCAATTTTTACGTTAACCTGAATCAACTTTTAGAAGAAGATAATTAAGACAGTAGTTCACAAAAAGTTGAGTCTCACTTCTAAATGATTCGCAAATGTCTACTGTCGGGACTTCATTCTGCACTGCTAATCTTAACTTCTCTGGGAGGAATAGCCATTTATTTCCCAACATCAGAACTAGTCACAGTCCCGTTACCATACCCCAGTCTGGTTTCAGGTGCAGCAGTTAAGCCAGTAGCAAAAGCAATTACTGTAAAAATTATCTCTAAAGGTTTTTTAGGAACAGGAACGCTGATTAATAAACGAGATAAAATTTATACTGTCATCACTAATGACCATGTGTTAACCGCTTCTGAACCAACTTATGAAATTCAAACCCCCGATGGTCGCATTTATTTGGCTGAAGTTTCGCAAGTAGTCAAATTTGGCGATGATGATTTAGGTTTATTACAGTTTACCACGGATCAAGTTTATCAAATTGCTGCTGTGAGCAATTCGTCGGCGTTAACGGTAGGGGATGAAGTTTTTGCTAGTGGTTTTACTGGGGAAGCGCAAGATATAATTTTTACTCATGGTCATGTATCCTTATTACTTGACAAGTCTCTAGAGGGAGGCTATCAACTGGGATACACCAATGATATTCATAAAGGTATGAGTGGTGGTCCGATTTTCAATATCCAAGGTGAGGTGGTGGGTATTAATGGTTTACACAATGAACCTTTGTGGGACGCGCCTGATTTATACGCCGATGGTTCCCTACCTTGTCAACCTTTGCAGGAGATGATTACTGCTTCTAGTTGGGCTATACCTATAGAAAAAGTAGCACAACTTGCTCCTAATTTTGTGCAACTTAAATTGCCTCAATTATTTATATTATCTTTAGAGTCCAAGAAGCATATTGATTATACAGCTTTGCAAATGCGGGTGAAAGCGGCGACGGCTAAAAGTTGTACTTTGCTTCGACAATAGAAATATATTTTGGTAGGTTGGGTTGAACAAAGTCCACAAGCAGCAACAATATTCAGGAAAAAACGAACCACAGAGGCGCAGAGTACACAGAGAAATCAGGGTTTGAGAGGTTTTTGCGTAAGTTCTATTAACTATCCTCGTTAATTTCAAAGGAATTAATCATTTTTTCCACTACAGGCCAGAACTTATTATATTTTTTGTCTGGGGCTTGATAAATAATATAGTAGGCTTTTTTATGAAAGAGAGTTCCACGTTCTAATATCTTTAGTGTACATCTATCTTCTTTACGGGTACTGGTAATTTCATAAGCATCATAATCTTTACCTACTCTGCTGAGTTGGTTGGCTGTTAATAATTTATTGGATTTGTCACGTTCTATGGTGTCAGAAACTATTTTGGTATATTCTTCCCTGGTTAAAGCTTTACCTAAATCAGCAATATTCACACTCACTTCTAAAGCACAGGTTTTTTCTTGGGATTGATTTTTGGGCGAAAATATCACTTTCTCTTGTTCGTCTGCTGGTGCAGTTGTGGGTGTCCAGTTTTCAGAATAGTTAATGCTAAAACCCATGTTGGTTTGATTGTCAATATAGGTTTTGGTTAAATTTTCTGGTTGGGAGCCATTCAATAAATAGGTCATAGTAAAAGCAATACCAGAACTAATACCAGAAACAGTTAAGATTGCGGCTACTATAGCAATGACTAAAACTGGCTTTGATTGGGTATTTTGATGAGCCAAAGTTTGATGATTTGTTGAAGTCGGGTTAGGTGCAACAGATATTGTGTATAATTCTGGTAAGGTTGATAGTATATTAATGAAATTAGCTAATTTTTTTTGACAAAATAAGGCAAACTTTGGTGGTTTGAAAGGTTGAATATTATTTTGCGGTTCGCCAATCATCAAAGTAGGAACGTTCAAAGGCTGATGGTTAGGGATTCTTTGTACAGGAATACTCTGTATTCTGGCTTTGATTTTTCTTAATTCGTCTAATGCATCTTTGGCTGTGCGGTAACGTGTTTGTTGCCAATCTGGATGTACCATTTTGTCAATGACATCAGCTAGTTCGCTGTTGACATTTGGGGCTGAGTTTCGCCAGACTATTTGACCGTCATCTTCTGTAATAATGCCATTGGCATGAGGTGAATTAGGCAGAAAACCTGTTAAGGCTTGAATACCAATTATACCTACAGCATAGACATCGGTGTTGAAGCTAACTTCACCAGTTTTGCGTTCTATTGGCATATATGGTAATGTCCCAACAACAATACTGGGTTGATTTTTTTGATGCAATGTCATGTCTTTGACTGTGCCGAAGTCAACTAATACAAGTTTTTGGTCTCTTTCCCTTCTAATTAAATTTTCTGGTGTGATATCTCGGTGAACTAACTTTTGAGTTTGTAGGAAGACCAAAATTTCTAAAATGTCATGGAGGATTTCCCAAACCTGACTACTTGATAATGGCAAGGTGGGCGGTAATTCTGAACTCAGTTCTTGACCTTCTATATATTCTTCAACTAAATAAAACTCCTTTTTGACTATTAGTGCCAGCTTACGTTTGATGACAAAGTAATCTTTTAATTTGGGAATTTGGGGATGATTTAATTTATTGAGATGATTTGCTTCTCTTTCAAATAATTTCTTGAGTTCTTGGAAATCGACTCGATTCAAGTTTTGTTTGTCCTGGTTAGGCTTGAGCAATTTAACCACGCATTTTTGATTGTGGTTATCTAAATCTTCCGCTAAATAGGTTTGACCAAAGCCACCCCGACCTATTTCTGCTTTGATTTCATAGCGTCCTTTTTGTCCTGGGAGGATTTGACCAATTAAGTTTTTTTGGATAAAGGGTAGCATAAGTATTCAAATGTTAAATGTTATTGATTAAGGAGTTTATAGTTGGTTCTATATGGAGGGCGGGCAAGATGCCTACCCCACAAGAGTTAGGACATTAAGAGGTGTATTTCATTTACCTGCAAGGTTCTGTATGTTACAAAATATAGATAGTGATAAATAGTTCTTTTCTCACTATACCTGTAAGAGGTTGTTTTAAAAGTGATCGGCTGTGATTTTAGGCACGTATGATCCCCCCTAGCCCCCCTTAAAAAGGGGGGAAAGGTCATCTAAGTCCGGGGATTTAGGGGGATCTAAAATGTTTTGCTACCGATAATAGGACTTTTAAAACAACCTGTAAGTATTTATTTAGACCAGTTTTATTATTAAGGATATGATGAAACTTACTTATTTTTTGCCCGTAGGTTTGCTGGCTGCGGCTGTGGTGATGATACAACCTCAGAGTTTGGCGGCGTTAACTGCACAGGAGGTTGATGCTATTGCTAAGGAAATTACGGTTCGCATTGATGGCCAGGATGATGCTAGTAGTGGTTCTGGGATTATTATTGAACGCAATGGCGATAATTACTTGGTGCTGACGAACTGGCACGTTGTGGAAGGTAAGGGTGATTACACAATTTATCCTCGTGAGGGTAGGGCTAGGCGATACACTGTTAAATCTAGTCAGGTGCAACGCTTACCAGGGGTAGATTTGGCTGTATTGGTGTTTAACAGCAGCACAAATTATCAAACGGCATCTATAGGAAATGCTAATCAGTTGCAAAATGGGATGAAACTACGCATTACTGGGTTTCCTGTACAGGGACCAACCATTAGGGAACGCACCTATATATCTTTGTCTGGAGAAATGTCTGGGAGGTTATCAAAACCGCATGATGGTTATGAGTTGATTTCTTCTGTTTCAGCCCTATCAGGCATGAGTGGGGGGCCAATACTGAATGAAAATGGGGAAGTGGTGGGGGTAACTGGACTGGGAGAAGTTGATGCGAGAACGCGTAATGTGAGTTTGGGGTTAGGGATTCCCATTAATACTTATCAGAGGTTGGCAGCAAATATCAAAACTTTGCTACCGCAAAATGCTAGTCCCCCAACTGAGAACTTTTTTAATATCGGTTTTGCTAAGTCTGAAAAAGGAGACCACCGAGGGGCAATTGTGGCTTACACTGAAGCAATTCGCCTCAATCCCAACTATGCCGATGCCTACTACAACCGGGGAGTTGTCCGTAATAAATCGGGAGATAAACAGGGGGCAATCACTGATTACAATCAAGCTATCGGGATTAATCCCAACCATGCCCTAGCCTACAACAACCGGGGATTTGCCCGTTCTGCATTGGGAGATAAACAGGGGGCAATCACTGATTACAATCAAGCTATCCGGATTAATCCTAACCATGCCCTAGCCTACAACAACCGGGGATTTGCCCGTTCTGAATTGGGAGATAAACAGGGGGCAATCACTGATTACAATCAAGCCATCCTGCTTAATCCCAACCTTGCCCTAGCCTACAACAACCGGGGAGTTTTCCGTTCTGAATCGGGAGATAAACAGGGGGCAATCACTGATTACAATCAAGCAATCCAGATTAATCCCAACTTTGCCCTAGCCTACCACAACCGGGGAAATGCCCGTTATGAATTAGGAGATAAACAGGGGGCAATCAATGATTACAATCAAGCTATCCGGATTAATCCCAACCTTGCCCTAACCTATTAAAACCGGGGATATGCCCGTTATGAATTGGGAGATAAACAGGGGGCAATCACTGATTACAATCAAGCCATCCTGCTTGATCCCAACCTTGCCGTAGCCTATGTTGGACGGGGAAATGCCCGTTCTGCATTAGGAGATAAACAGGGGGCAATCACTGATTACAATCAAGCTATCAAAATTAATCCCAACTATGCCGAAGCCTACCACAACCGGGGACTTGCCCGTTCTGAATCGGGAGATAAACAGGGGGCAATCAATGATTACAATCAAGCTATCAAAATTAATCCCAACCATGCCGATGCCTACCACAACCGGGGAGTTGCCCGTTATGAATCGGGAGAGAAACAGGGAGCAATCACTGATTACAATCAAGCGATCAAAATTAATCCCAACTTTGCCTTAGCCTATCATGGACGGGGAAATGCCCGTTCTGCATTAGGAGATAAGCGGGGAGCAATTTCAGATTTACAGCAAGCTGTCAAACTCTATCAGCAACAAGGTGGAAATCAGGAATGGTCTCAAAAGGCACTTGAAACAATAAGAAAACTTCAGGAATAATTAGAGATCATCAAATACTTTAAGTTATGCAAGTGGCAATAAATACATTAAAAAAAGTATAAAATCTACCTTTGGTTAACCAAGAAACTGAAGTGCTTGACTAGCAAGGCTTTGAAGATGTATGTGCTACAATTAGAGAGTTGCGAAACTGTTGTGTTGCTTTGATTGCATAAAAGTCCAGGTAACAAGTAAAGTTAATATTTTGCCATCAAGCTGCTGAGGATAAATTTTTATCCCTATCAGTGGCAGCCAATAGCTTAAGAAAATTTAAGTATATGAAAAAAGTCGTCGTTGGTCTTTCTGGTGGTGTTGACAGTTCCACCGCCGCAGCTATTCTGCATCATCAGGGCTATGAAGTTATTGGTTTGACCCTTTGGCTAATGAAAGGTAAGGGTCAATGTTGCTCTGAAGGAATGATCGACGCGGCTGATATCTGTGAACAGTTGGGTGTTCCCCATGAGGTTGTGGATATTCGTGAGGTGTTTCAAACCCAGATTGTCGATTTTCTGGTGACTGGTTACAGCGCTGGAATCACACCTCTGCCTTGTTCTCAGTGTAATAAGACGGTGAAGTTTGGGCCTATGGTGCAGTATGCTCGTGAAAAGTTAGACTGCGATCGCATTGCTACTGGTCACTATGCTCAAATTAACTATGATGAAGTGACTGGACGCTACCAGTTATTAAGGGCTGTTGACCGGAACAAAGACCAGTCTTATTTTCTGTATGACTTGTCTCAAGATTTACTAGGCGCAACAGTATTTCCTCTAGGAGAACTCGAAAAAGCCGACACTCGCCGCATTGCTGCTGAATACGGGCTAACCACGGCAAATAAGCCAGAAAGTCAAGATTTGTGTTTAGTGGAAAGCAACGGTTCCATGCGGGCATTTCTGGATAAATATCTTGCGCCCAAACCGGGGGATATTGTGGATGTGGCTGGGAAAATTTTGGGTCAACATGATGGTGTCCATCACTACACCATTGGACAGCGCAAAGGTTTGGGAATTGCGGCGGCTGAACCCCTGTATGTGATTGAATTAGATGCAGTGAATAATAAAGTGGTTGTAGGCGATCGCACAAAGGTAACTCAACCAGAATGCACAGTAAATCAAGTAAATTGGGTTTCTATCGCTGAACCATCCACACCGATTCGCGCCGAAGTGCAAATTCGTTAT from Nodularia sp. LEGE 06071 includes the following:
- the mnmA gene encoding tRNA 2-thiouridine(34) synthase MnmA, which encodes MKKVVVGLSGGVDSSTAAAILHHQGYEVIGLTLWLMKGKGQCCSEGMIDAADICEQLGVPHEVVDIREVFQTQIVDFLVTGYSAGITPLPCSQCNKTVKFGPMVQYAREKLDCDRIATGHYAQINYDEVTGRYQLLRAVDRNKDQSYFLYDLSQDLLGATVFPLGELEKADTRRIAAEYGLTTANKPESQDLCLVESNGSMRAFLDKYLAPKPGDIVDVAGKILGQHDGVHHYTIGQRKGLGIAAAEPLYVIELDAVNNKVVVGDRTKVTQPECTVNQVNWVSIAEPSTPIRAEVQIRYRSHPTPVTVIPLENSRVRLVFDEPQVSITPGQAAVWYDGDKVLGGGVIEQFS
- a CDS encoding tetratricopeptide repeat-containing serine protease family protein, which produces MMKLTYFLPVGLLAAAVVMIQPQSLAALTAQEVDAIAKEITVRIDGQDDASSGSGIIIERNGDNYLVLTNWHVVEGKGDYTIYPREGRARRYTVKSSQVQRLPGVDLAVLVFNSSTNYQTASIGNANQLQNGMKLRITGFPVQGPTIRERTYISLSGEMSGRLSKPHDGYELISSVSALSGMSGGPILNENGEVVGVTGLGEVDARTRNVSLGLGIPINTYQRLAANIKTLLPQNASPPTENFFNIGFAKSEKGDHRGAIVAYTEAIRLNPNYADAYYNRGVVRNKSGDKQGAITDYNQAIGINPNHALAYNNRGFARSALGDKQGAITDYNQAIRINPNHALAYNNRGFARSELGDKQGAITDYNQAILLNPNLALAYNNRGVFRSESGDKQGAITDYNQAIQINPNFALAYHNRGNARYELGDKQGAINDYNQAIRINPNLALTY
- a CDS encoding S1 family peptidase, producing the protein MIRKCLLSGLHSALLILTSLGGIAIYFPTSELVTVPLPYPSLVSGAAVKPVAKAITVKIISKGFLGTGTLINKRDKIYTVITNDHVLTASEPTYEIQTPDGRIYLAEVSQVVKFGDDDLGLLQFTTDQVYQIAAVSNSSALTVGDEVFASGFTGEAQDIIFTHGHVSLLLDKSLEGGYQLGYTNDIHKGMSGGPIFNIQGEVVGINGLHNEPLWDAPDLYADGSLPCQPLQEMITASSWAIPIEKVAQLAPNFVQLKLPQLFILSLESKKHIDYTALQMRVKAATAKSCTLLRQ
- a CDS encoding NAD(P)H-hydrate dehydratase codes for the protein MQDRPEQVSQVVVTAGQMREIEERIFAAGMPVAALMEKVAGLIALRIQQVRGSRVGILVGPGHNGGDALVVARELYFRGYEVWIYSPFSKLKELTSQHLQYAQSLGIPYYQEVEQLPDCDFLIDGLFGFGLERPITDAIALAINRLNQWHKPILSIDVPSGIHTDTGEVLGTAIRATHTFCLGLWKLAFLQDQALDYIGKAELIDFDIPLADVQAVLGDAPRIKRITPATAQSTLPLPRPPVTHKYKEGHLLLICGSRRYAGGAILTALGARASGVGMLSIAVPESMKPLLVSHLPEALIIGCPETETGAIAHLQLPENTDLSSFSAIACGPGLTLDATPIVQEVISGEVSLVLDADGLNILAYMGTIPTLQKRQAPTILTPHTGEFQRLFPDIADPKHDRVKAVKEAAAQSGAVVLLKGARTAIANSQGAIWINPESTPALARGGSGDVLTGLIGGLLAQAATKEIPVEDIVATAAWWHSQAGILAAQERTELGVDAFTLTQYLMKVISNLGNI
- a CDS encoding serine/threonine-protein kinase; the protein is MLPFIQKNLIGQILPGQKGRYEIKAEIGRGGFGQTYLAEDLDNHNQKCVVKLLKPNQDKQNLNRVDFQELKKLFEREANHLNKLNHPQIPKLKDYFVIKRKLALIVKKEFYLVEEYIEGQELSSELPPTLPLSSSQVWEILHDILEILVFLQTQKLVHRDITPENLIRRERDQKLVLVDFGTVKDMTLHQKNQPSIVVGTLPYMPIERKTGEVSFNTDVYAVGIIGIQALTGFLPNSPHANGIITEDDGQIVWRNSAPNVNSELADVIDKMVHPDWQQTRYRTAKDALDELRKIKARIQSIPVQRIPNHQPLNVPTLMIGEPQNNIQPFKPPKFALFCQKKLANFINILSTLPELYTISVAPNPTSTNHQTLAHQNTQSKPVLVIAIVAAILTVSGISSGIAFTMTYLLNGSQPENLTKTYIDNQTNMGFSINYSENWTPTTAPADEQEKVIFSPKNQSQEKTCALEVSVNIADLGKALTREEYTKIVSDTIERDKSNKLLTANQLSRVGKDYDAYEITSTRKEDRCTLKILERGTLFHKKAYYIIYQAPDKKYNKFWPVVEKMINSFEINEDS
- a CDS encoding COP23 domain-containing protein, giving the protein MKLNLRLQILLGLSIAPILALVLHQPGYAQQKYRCNLRGKNPTTEVRTRRGWEPMLLWESNFFDATISKQERCRIVSNRLQGYDDHKMIPYLTSRRNVNGYPVLCILDRVSKQCSQKDVVVTLIPRTDPGVVLTQVRYFRRGAAGARGVSLSGSNTVFYRDGNFYVNLNQLLEEDN